The DNA region GTCGGCTCGACCTCGCACCTTGCCTGCACGCTGCTCAACCGGCGCATCGGCGCGAACCCCACCTCGGTGCCCTATCGCGGCACGGGGCCTGCCCTGCAGGACCTCGTCGCCGGCAATGTCGGCTATCTCTGCGACCAGGTGACGAGCCTGATGGGCCAGGTCCAGGCGGGAGCGGTGCAGCCCATCGCCGTGCTGGCGCCGACCCGCTCGCCCGTCCTGCCCAACGTGCCGACCGCGAAGGAAGCGGGCATGGAGGGCGTCGACATGGTGGTGTGGAACGCCATCTTCGCGCCCAAGGGCACACCGGCGCCGGTCATCGCCGCCCTCAATGCCGCGCTGCGCCGGGCCATCGACGATCCGGCCGCGACCGCGCGGTTCCTGCAGCTCGGCGCCGAAGCCCCGGTCGAGGCCGACCGCACGCCCGAGGCGCTGCGCCGCGTCCATGCGGCCGATGTCGCCAAGTGGGGCGAGGTCATCCGCGCCGCCGAGATCCGCGTCCAGTAGGACGCGACTCTCCGCCCGGCCGAGCCAGGAACGAACCGATGCGCCTCTCCCTCTGCAACGAGGTGCTCGCGCCCTTGGACCTCGCCCGGCAATGCGCCTTCGCCCGGGCCGTCGGCTATGACGGCCTGGAGATCGCGCCCTTCACGCTGGGCGAGGAGCCACATCGCCTGTCGGCCACGGCCATCGCCGAGGCGCGGCGGACGGTCGAGGATCACGGCCTCGCCGTCACCGGGCTCCACTGGCTTCTGGTGGCGCCGCCCGGCCTCTCCATCGTTTCGCCCGATGCAGGGCTGCGCAGCCGGACCCGCGACGTCATCCTCGGCCTTCTCGATCTCGCCGCGGGTCTCGGCGCGCGCATTCTCGTCCATGGCTCGCCCGCCCAGCGCCGCCCGGCGACCGGGGAGGGGACGGATGTCGCCTTCGGACGCGCCCGCGACCTCTTTGCCAGCCTCACGGAGGAGATCGCCGCGCGCGGCCTCATCTATTGCATCGAGCCGCTGGCCCCGCCCGACAATGTCTTCATCGAGACGGTCGCGGAGGCCGTGCGGCTGGTCGAGGCCGTCGGCCATCCCGCCTTCCGCACCATGATCGACACCTCCGCCGCCTCCGCCCGCGAGGCTGAGCCGGTGGCCGATCTCATCCGCCGCTGGATGCCGACCGGCCACATCGCCCATGTCCAGCTGAACGATGCCAACCGCCGCGGCCCCGGCGAGGGGCGCGACCGCTTCGCCCCCGTTCTGCGGGCGCTGCGCGAGACAGGCTATGGCGGCGACATCGCCATCGAGCCCTTCATCTACGAGCCGGACGGACCGGCCTGCGCCGCGCGCGCCGCCGGCTATGTGCGTGGCCTCCTCGAGGCGCTGGACGCCGAAACATGACGGACCCGGCGCGTCATGCCAGTGTCGGCATCGAGGCGAATCGCGGCCCCTCGGCCGCAGGGGGCGACACGGGCGTGACGGAGGCGGTGCAGAAGACGGTGCGCAAGCGCGACAGCGCCGGCACGCGCGCGCGCATCCTCAACGTCGCCACCCGGGAATTCGCCAACCGCGGCTATGAGGGCGCGCGGACGGATGACATCGCGGATCGCGCGCGCATCAACAAGCGCATGATCTACCACTACTTCTCCTCGAAGGAGCTGCTCTATCTGGCGGTCCTCGAGGCGGCCTATGAGCGCGCCCGCTCGGCCGAGCAGAAGCTCGATCTCGACACGCTGGAGCCCATCGAGGCGCTCACCCGCTTCACCGAGTTCACCTTCGACAGCTTCGTGCGCGACCGCACCTTCATCAATCTGCTCGCCACCGAGAACCGCCAGCGCGCCAAGGTGCTGAAGAAGTCGGCTCGGGTGAACATGATGAACTCGCCGGTGATCGACGCCATCGCGCGCATCATCACCCGTGGCCATGCCGAGGGCACCATTCGCGACGGGCTCGACGCCCGCCAGCTCTGGGTGACCATCATCGGCATCTGCTACTTCTTCTTCTCCAACGTCTACACGCTGTCGGTGATCTTCGATGCCGATATGGAGAGCCCGGAGCACATCGCCGAGCGCCGCGCCCACGTGGTGGAGTTCGTCGTCAGGGGCGTGAAGGCCTGAGGGGACAAAACTGCGAGGGGCGTTTTGTGGCCCCTCACCCTTCCCTCTCCCCGCAAGCGGGGAGAGGGGGCACCAGCGTCCCGTTTCAGCAGACATCCGTTATGCCTGGCAGGGCTGTATCCGAGAGGGCGCGACGTCGACGTCACCCTCTCCCCGCTTGCGGGGAGAGGGAAGGGTGAGGGGCTTTTCCTCAAGGCCTGACGGTCAGGCTGTCGGGCGCCCCGGGCCTCTCACACCACGCTTTTGTGCCGCTCGATGCAGGTCGCCAGGACCTCGTCCATCGGCCGCGTCCACCAGTCCAGCGCCGAGAAGATCTCGACCTCGGAGAAACCGCTGAAACCCTCGGCCTCCACGGCCTCACGAATCTTTTTCAGCTCGATCACCCCATCGCCCATCATACCGCGGTCGGTGAGCAGGTCGCGCGTCGGCACCAGCCAGTCGCAGACGTGATAGGCAAGCAGCCGCTCCCGTCCCGCACGGCGGATGGCGTTGAACAGGTTCGGGTCCCACCAGATGTGATAGACGTCGGCGGCGACGCCGAGTGCGCCCGAGCGCGTCGGGTCGAGCCGGTCGCAGATGTCGAGCGCCTGGTCGAGCGTGTTCACGCAGGCCCGGTCCGCCGCATACATCGGGTGCAGCGGCTCGATGGCGAGCGGCATCCGCGCGCCTCGCGCATAGTCCAGAAGCTCGCCGATGCCATCCTCGACCTGCGCGCGCGCCGCGCCGAGATCATGCGAGACGGCCGAGCCCGGGCGCGAGTACTGCGGCAGCCCGCCGACGACCAGCACGAGGCAGGCGGCGCCCAGCGTTGCCGCCTCATCGACGGCGCGCCGGTTGTCGTCACGCGCCTCCTGCCTCTTCGAGGCATCGGCCGGGAACATGCCACCGCGGCAATAGCCGGAGAGCTTCAGGCCGTGGGTGCGCACGGCCTTTGCCGCGGCGTCGAGCCCGACCGTCGCCACCTGGTCACGCCAGGGCGAGATGGCCTGGATGCTGTGGCGCACGCAGCCCTCGATGATGGCGAGGAGATCGCCCTGCTGGCGCACCGTCGCGGTGTTGATGGAGAGGAGCGAATGGTCGGCGGAGAAATCGCGCATGAACGCACCGGTGGTCAGGCCGCATCCCCTGCCGCGTCATGCCCGGGCTCGTCCCGGGCATCCACGACTGGAACACCGCGCCGAAGGAATTCGGGGATGCCCGGGACGAGCCCGGGCATGACGGGGAGGTCAGTGCCTGCCGGCAGCCTCACGCCACGCCGCGCGTCGCCATGACCGCCGCCATCCGCGCCGCGGCGCGCTCGGGATCCCTGAGGATGCCCGCTGCATCGGCGAGGCGGAAGAGCTCGGCGAGATGCTGCGTCGAGCGCGTGCTCTCCTGACCGCCGACCATGGTGAAGTGGTCCTGGTGGCCGTTGAGATAGGCCACGAACACCACGCCCGTCTTGTAGAAGCGCGTCGGCGCCTTGAAGATGTGCCGCGACAGCGGAACGGTCGGCGCGAAGATGTCGTGGAAGGTGGCGAGATCGCCCTTCGCCAGCGCCGAGAGCGCGCCCGCCGCGGCCGGTGCGATGGCGTCGAAGATGCCGAGCAGGGCGTGGGAATAGCCCTGGTCGTCGCCGGCGATCAGCTCCGCATAATTGAAGTCGTCGCCCGTATACATCTTCACCGAGGGCGCGAGCCGACGCCGCATGGCGATCTCCTTGTCCTTGTCGAGAAGGGAGATCTTCACGCCGTCGACCTTGGCGGCGTTGCGGTTGATGACGTCCACCGCCGTGTCCATGGCGGCGTCGAGATCGGCCGTGCCCCAATAGCCGGCGAGCGCCGGGTCGAACATGTCACCGAGCCAGTGGATGATCACCGGCTGCGCCGCCTGCGACAGGATGCGGTCATAGACCTTGCCATAGTCGTCCGGCCCCTTGGCGACGCGGGCGAGCGCCCGCGAGGCCATGAGGATGATGCGCCCGCCGAGCGCCTCGATGGCCTCGAACTGCATCTCGTAGGCCGCGATCACCTCGTCGAGGCTGCGCACGGAGGCAGGGTCGAGATGGTCGGTGCCGGCGCCCGAGAACACCACGGCGCCGGGCGTCGCCTTGGCCTGCCGCACCGAGCGGCCGATCAGCTCCAGCGCGCCGGCCCAGTCGAGGCCCATGCCGCGCTGCGCCGTGTCCATCGCCTCCGCCACCCCGAGGCCGAGGCCCCAGAGATAATCGCGATAGGCCATGGTCCGGTCCCAGTCGATGGCATTGGTGAGCCAGGGATCGTTGTCGGCGAGCGGGTTCGCCACCATGTGGGCGGCGGCCAGCGCCACGCGGTTGAGTGGGCCGGTCACCTTTTCCGGGAACTGGCGGGGCACCGAGAGCCGATAGGTCTCGATCGCGCCGCCGGCGGTCGGCAGCCGCACGCTGGCGGAAAGCTTGGTCTTGTCGAGCATCGGTCCTGCTCCCTCACATCGATCCTGGACGGCGCATTGCCGTCCCCGTGCATCAGTCCGTCATCCCTGGCCGAGGCGTAGCCGAGGGGAAGGGGATCCAGGGGGTGTGCTGCGACCCTGGACCCCCTTCCCTCGCCCTTCGGGCTCGCCGGGGGTGACGGTGGAGGCGCGTTGTGGCGCCTCCGCGCAGCGTCACACCGTCAGCTTCGGAACGTCGATCCAGCGGCGCTCCTTCCAGCTCTGCAGCGCGCATTCCACGAGCTGCACGCCCTTGGCGCCTTCCATCAGCGTGTAGGAATAGGGCGCGTCCTCCACCACGTGGCGGATGAACATCTCCCACTGCACCTTGAAGCCGTTGTCGTAGGTCTGGTTGTCCGGCATCTTCTGCCAGGTCGAGCGGAAGTCGATGGTCTGCTTCTGGTCGGGATTCCAGACCGGCCGCGGCGTGGCATTGCGCGGCTGGATCATGCAGTCGTGGAGCCCTGCCACCGCCGAACCCAGCGTGCCGTCGACATTGAAGGTGACGAGGTCGTCGCGATAGACGCGCGTCACCCAGCTCATGTTCATGTGGGCGATGACGCCGCCCTCGAGCTCGAAGGTGGCATAGGCCGCATCATCGGCGGTCGCCTTGTAGGCCTTGCCGTTCTCGTCCCAGCGCTCAGGGATATGCGTCGCGCCCAGGCAGGAGACCGACTTCACCTGCCCGAACAGGTTGTCGAGCACGTAGCGCCAGTGGCAGACCATATCGAGGATCATGCCGCCGCCATCCTCGGAGCGGTAGTTCCAGGAGGGGCGCTGCGCCGCCTGCCAGTCACCCTCGAAGACCCAGTAGCCGAACTCGCCGCGCACCGAGAGCATCTTGCCGAAGAAGCCGCTGTCGCGCAGCGCCTTGAGCTTCATCAGGCCCGGCAGGAACAGCTTGTCCTGCACCGTGCCGTTCTTGATGCCCTTGTCCTTGGCGAGCTTCACGATCTTCAGCGCCTCGGGGAGGTTCGTGGCGATCGGCTTCTCGCAATAGATGTGCTTGCCGGCATGGATGGCCTTCTCCAGCAGCGTCGGGCGCATCTGCGTCGTCGCCGCGTCGAAGAAGATGTGGTTCTTCGGATCGGCGATGGCGGCATCGAGGTCGGTCGACCAGCGCTCGACGCCATTGGCCTTGGCGAGCGCGGCCACCTTGTCGGCATTGCGGCCGATGAGGATCGGGTCGAGCTGGACGCGGCTGCCGTCCGACATCAGCACGCCGCCCTGGGCGCGGATGGCGGCGACGGAGCGCACCAGATGCTGGTTGGTGCCCATGCGGCCGGTCACGCCGTTCATCACGACGCCGAGGGTCCTGGTCATGCGGGTAGTCCTTGTGCGGAGAGGGTGGTGAGAGGGGAAAGGCTGGCGACATCCGGCATCGCCGCGCTGGCGAAGCCGGGACCGTCCAGCGTGGAGAGGTCGAGCCGTCCGCTCGCGACCGCGAGGCGGATGCGGTCCGAGCGGGCGTAGAGGCCCGGATGAGCGGCGAGAAAGGCCTCCGCCTCGGCGGCGGGCGCCTCGGCGAAGCCGTCGACATAGTGGTGGCCGTTGCGCTCCACGTGGGTGAGCCCGAGCGCCGCCACGAAGGCGCTGTCCTGCTGGACGGCAAGGCCGGCCTGGCAGGTGAGGTCCTCCGCCGAGACGAGGAAAGCCGGGCCGCCGGTGCTGCCGGCATTCCACGCGGCGGCGCGCACGGTGTTCAGGAGCGCCTTGTAGAGGCCCTTGCAGCACTTGGACGAGACGCCGCGATAGCCGAGCGCGCGCGCCCGCAGGAAGGCGTCGTCGGCATCATCCGCCTCGTCGATGATGACGCCGCGCGCGGCGACATCCGCCGGCAGGGGCCGCTCGAAGGTGACGCGCCGGTCGAAGGGCTGCTCGATGAAGAGCAGGCGCCCCATGAGACCGCCGAGCCGCGGCTCGGCATCGGCCCGGGCGAGAAGGTCGGAGAGGGCGTCCGGCTGATATTGCTCGTTGGCGTCGACGGTGGCGCGATAGTCGATACCGCGCGCCTCCAGGAGGCCTGCGATGGCGAGCAGCCGGTCGATATCGGCGGCAGGATCCCCGCCGAGCTTGATCTTGAAGTAGCGGAGGTCCGCCGCGTCCATCTCGGTGGCGAGGCTGTCGGCTCCGGTGATGCGGTCGGTGAGGCCCACCGTGTGGCGAATGGCGATGGAACGGCCGGGAGAAAGGGCCGACAGCCGGGAGGTGATGGCAGCCTCGGAGAGATCCGGGGTCAGCCTGTTGTCGAGGCCGACTGCATTGGCCTTCAGCACGGAGACGAAGCCCTGGCCCAGCGCCCGGGACAGGCCGTCAAGCACCGCCTTGTCGACCTGCGCGACGCCGAACGACGCCGACAGCGCCGTGGCATCCGCCGCCTTCGCCCAATCGGCTTGCGCCGCCTGGAGGTTCGCGTGGTGGCCGAAGGCCGTGTCGGAGCCGAGGTCGCGGGTCGCCGCCACCGCGGCGGCAAGGCTTGCCTTGAGGTCCCGCACCGTGTCGTCGGTGCTGCGCTCCGCCCGCTTGTCGAACCATTTGGGCGGCATGAGCTCGGCCGTCATGCCGGTGGCGCGGCCATGGCCCTCGACCTCCACGACGACGCGCACGAAGGCCTGGAAGGCGCCTTCCACCGTCACCGCGCCGAAGCGGAACGGCCTGACGAAGGGCGTCCAGCGCTCGAAGGCCTCGGCCTCGACAATGCGGATGCGAGGGGGCGCCATCAGTCGATGCCCCCCTGCGCGTAGAAATGCGCCCGCACCTTCTTGGCGAGCTCGGCAAACTCCGGCGTCGCCATCATGTCCAGCGTTCGCGGACGGGGCAGGGGCACCTCGTAGATCGCCTCGATGCCGCCGGGGCGGTCGCTCATCACCACCACCCGGTCGGCGAGGAAGATCGATTCCGGGATCGAGTGGGTGATGAGCAGGATGGTCTTGCGGGTCTCGAAATGGATCCGCTGCAGCTCGAGGTTCATGCGTTCGCGGGTGAGCGCGTCGAGCGCGCCGAAGGGCTCGTCCATCAGCACGATCCGGGGATCGTGGACGAGGGCGCGGCAGATGGCGGCGCGCTGCTGCATGCCGCCCGACAGCTGCCAGGGATACTTGTTCTCGAAGCCTTCGAGCCGCGCCGTCTTGATGAGCGCCTTGGCCCGTTCCAGATGCGTCGCGTGATCGAGGCCGCGGACCTCGACGGGCATCATGATGTTGCGCATGACGCTCCGCCAGGCCAGCAGCACCGGGCTCTGGAAGACGATGCCGACATCATCCGGCGGCTCCACCACCGCCTTGCCGCCGACCTCGATCGACCCGCTCGTCGGCTCCAGCAGACCCGCCACGAGCTTGAGCAGCGTGGACTTGCCGCAGCCCGAGGGCCCGACGACGGCGATGAACTCGCCATCGCCGATATCGAGGTCGATCGGCCGGAGCGTCGGGACGTCGCCGTCCCGCGTCCGGTAGGTCTTGGTGAGCGACCGGATGGCGATGGCGGGGGGCTTGCCCCCCGCGGCCGTCGCCGCCGATCCTTCCACCACGCGCAAGAGCGGCTTCGCCATGGCTCAGTTCGTCGCCTTGCCCGGCAGGAAGTCGGTGGTGAAGAAGCTGGCGAGCCGCTCG from Phreatobacter oligotrophus includes:
- a CDS encoding sugar phosphate isomerase/epimerase family protein; its protein translation is MRDFSADHSLLSINTATVRQQGDLLAIIEGCVRHSIQAISPWRDQVATVGLDAAAKAVRTHGLKLSGYCRGGMFPADASKRQEARDDNRRAVDEAATLGAACLVLVVGGLPQYSRPGSAVSHDLGAARAQVEDGIGELLDYARGARMPLAIEPLHPMYAADRACVNTLDQALDICDRLDPTRSGALGVAADVYHIWWDPNLFNAIRRAGRERLLAYHVCDWLVPTRDLLTDRGMMGDGVIELKKIREAVEAEGFSGFSEVEIFSALDWWTRPMDEVLATCIERHKSVV
- a CDS encoding sugar phosphate isomerase/epimerase family protein, with the protein product MRLSLCNEVLAPLDLARQCAFARAVGYDGLEIAPFTLGEEPHRLSATAIAEARRTVEDHGLAVTGLHWLLVAPPGLSIVSPDAGLRSRTRDVILGLLDLAAGLGARILVHGSPAQRRPATGEGTDVAFGRARDLFASLTEEIAARGLIYCIEPLAPPDNVFIETVAEAVRLVEAVGHPAFRTMIDTSAASAREAEPVADLIRRWMPTGHIAHVQLNDANRRGPGEGRDRFAPVLRALRETGYGGDIAIEPFIYEPDGPACAARAAGYVRGLLEALDAET
- a CDS encoding TetR/AcrR family transcriptional regulator, producing the protein MTDPARHASVGIEANRGPSAAGGDTGVTEAVQKTVRKRDSAGTRARILNVATREFANRGYEGARTDDIADRARINKRMIYHYFSSKELLYLAVLEAAYERARSAEQKLDLDTLEPIEALTRFTEFTFDSFVRDRTFINLLATENRQRAKVLKKSARVNMMNSPVIDAIARIITRGHAEGTIRDGLDARQLWVTIIGICYFFFSNVYTLSVIFDADMESPEHIAERRAHVVEFVVRGVKA
- a CDS encoding ABC transporter ATP-binding protein, whose translation is MAKPLLRVVEGSAATAAGGKPPAIAIRSLTKTYRTRDGDVPTLRPIDLDIGDGEFIAVVGPSGCGKSTLLKLVAGLLEPTSGSIEVGGKAVVEPPDDVGIVFQSPVLLAWRSVMRNIMMPVEVRGLDHATHLERAKALIKTARLEGFENKYPWQLSGGMQQRAAICRALVHDPRIVLMDEPFGALDALTRERMNLELQRIHFETRKTILLITHSIPESIFLADRVVVMSDRPGGIEAIYEVPLPRPRTLDMMATPEFAELAKKVRAHFYAQGGID
- a CDS encoding dihydrodipicolinate synthase family protein, with the translated sequence MLDKTKLSASVRLPTAGGAIETYRLSVPRQFPEKVTGPLNRVALAAAHMVANPLADNDPWLTNAIDWDRTMAYRDYLWGLGLGVAEAMDTAQRGMGLDWAGALELIGRSVRQAKATPGAVVFSGAGTDHLDPASVRSLDEVIAAYEMQFEAIEALGGRIILMASRALARVAKGPDDYGKVYDRILSQAAQPVIIHWLGDMFDPALAGYWGTADLDAAMDTAVDVINRNAAKVDGVKISLLDKDKEIAMRRRLAPSVKMYTGDDFNYAELIAGDDQGYSHALLGIFDAIAPAAAGALSALAKGDLATFHDIFAPTVPLSRHIFKAPTRFYKTGVVFVAYLNGHQDHFTMVGGQESTRSTQHLAELFRLADAAGILRDPERAAARMAAVMATRGVA
- a CDS encoding enolase, giving the protein MAPPRIRIVEAEAFERWTPFVRPFRFGAVTVEGAFQAFVRVVVEVEGHGRATGMTAELMPPKWFDKRAERSTDDTVRDLKASLAAAVAATRDLGSDTAFGHHANLQAAQADWAKAADATALSASFGVAQVDKAVLDGLSRALGQGFVSVLKANAVGLDNRLTPDLSEAAITSRLSALSPGRSIAIRHTVGLTDRITGADSLATEMDAADLRYFKIKLGGDPAADIDRLLAIAGLLEARGIDYRATVDANEQYQPDALSDLLARADAEPRLGGLMGRLLFIEQPFDRRVTFERPLPADVAARGVIIDEADDADDAFLRARALGYRGVSSKCCKGLYKALLNTVRAAAWNAGSTGGPAFLVSAEDLTCQAGLAVQQDSAFVAALGLTHVERNGHHYVDGFAEAPAAEAEAFLAAHPGLYARSDRIRLAVASGRLDLSTLDGPGFASAAMPDVASLSPLTTLSAQGLPA
- a CDS encoding Gfo/Idh/MocA family protein, with the translated sequence MTRTLGVVMNGVTGRMGTNQHLVRSVAAIRAQGGVLMSDGSRVQLDPILIGRNADKVAALAKANGVERWSTDLDAAIADPKNHIFFDAATTQMRPTLLEKAIHAGKHIYCEKPIATNLPEALKIVKLAKDKGIKNGTVQDKLFLPGLMKLKALRDSGFFGKMLSVRGEFGYWVFEGDWQAAQRPSWNYRSEDGGGMILDMVCHWRYVLDNLFGQVKSVSCLGATHIPERWDENGKAYKATADDAAYATFELEGGVIAHMNMSWVTRVYRDDLVTFNVDGTLGSAVAGLHDCMIQPRNATPRPVWNPDQKQTIDFRSTWQKMPDNQTYDNGFKVQWEMFIRHVVEDAPYSYTLMEGAKGVQLVECALQSWKERRWIDVPKLTV
- a CDS encoding Bug family tripartite tricarboxylate transporter substrate binding protein yields the protein MPIVLEEAVISRRCALAALLAAVSPVAVVPAFGQAFPSRPITMVVPFAPGGPTDIVARIVAERMSQTLGQQVVVENVAGAAGTTGANRVARADADGHTILMGPMSTMSFSPALYPNLAFNVLTDFEPVGIAASAPIMLVANKSLPSGSLAEFSAHLKANAASINNGNAGVGSTSHLACTLLNRRIGANPTSVPYRGTGPALQDLVAGNVGYLCDQVTSLMGQVQAGAVQPIAVLAPTRSPVLPNVPTAKEAGMEGVDMVVWNAIFAPKGTPAPVIAALNAALRRAIDDPAATARFLQLGAEAPVEADRTPEALRRVHAADVAKWGEVIRAAEIRVQ